The DNA segment ATGACTTTCACCACCTGCGGGTAAAACAGGGTGACCGGGTAATTCTCGCCACTGACGGTGTTACCGAAGCCCGAAATTCGAAAGGTGAACTGTTCGGTCAGGAACGATTCATTCAAGCCATCATTAAGAGTGACAGCAACACTTATATACTGGACAAGCTCGCCAGGGATCTTGAAGCATTCTGCCAGGACGCCCCTCAAGACGACGACATCAGCGTTGTCGAAGTACCCCTGTTCCCCGATCTCCTGCCCGGACGGGAATCGCCATCACCACATATTGTAACCGGTGGCGATATGCCCCATAAACTGTTTTCCCATGAACATCCCGACTGTATCGAATTCCAACTGATTTTTTACGGCTCACAACTACGCCAGGCCGATCCGGTACCCATACTGATCAATTACATTCAGGAGACCGCAGGGTTACATGAGCATCGGCGCCCACTGTTCACAATCCTTACGGAACTCTATATCAATGCATTGGATCATGGCGTGCTACAAATGGATTCCAAGCTTAAACAGGGCGAGGAGGGTTTTACCAACTACTTCCAACAACGGGAGCAGCGCCTGGAGGCATTGACTGAGGGAAAGATACGCATCGCATTGAGAATTCATCGAAACACCGATGGCGGCTATATTGTTATTACAATGGAAGACAGCGGGCATGGATTTGACTACGTTTCCCTGTCACAAGAGGTAGCAAATGAGACCATTTACAGTGGACGCGGAATACTCTTGGTAAAATCACTGGTTAAGCAACTTCAATTCTTTGCACCAGGTAACAAGGCTGAAGCAATTTATGTGTGGGAGGACAATCTATAACCTTTCCTGTTATCTAAAATTGCTGTAGGAGTGTTACAGTAACAATTCGATGCCTTTATGCAGGCAGTCAGACATGGCCTACCGGGTACTGATAGTAATATGGCAAAAACACTTGTTTTCGATAAATCCGATGATATTAGAACACCTTTTCTCAGAGGCATCCTGACTCGTTCTTTGACTGATGCCGGGCTTGCATTTGACACAGCGTACCAACTCTCATCCGATATTCGGCAGCAGATCAATAATGTTGACGAGATCACCACTGAGGAACTGCGCCGAATTGTTATATCCGAACTGCAAAAGCTGGATGAAAAGGAGGTTATCGAAAATTACGAGAGCATCATTCCAGCTGCCACCAAGATCAGGGTACGAGATCACAACAACAATCTCATGCCCTTCTCCACGGTGGAGCATCGGCGCACCCTCGAGTCGAGTGGCCTCGGTTCTGACAGGGCGGCCTATATTACCCAAAACGTCTACAAGGAGTTGGCGGAATCTCCTCATGATATCGTCGACAGCAGCGAAATTGGTAAGCTGACCTATGAAAAATTGAGGCAGCACTATGGCAAAGAGGCGGCGAAGCGCTACCTGGTATGGGTTGACTATAAGCACTCGCAACGTCCCTTGATCCTCTTGATCGGCGGCACAACCGGCTGCGGCAAGAGTACTATCGCGACCGAGGTGGCTCACCGCTTGAATATCATTCGCACACAGTCCACGGATATGCTCAGGGAAGTCATGCGTATGATGGTGCCGATAAAGCTTCTTCCTGAACTGCATACCTCCTCATTCAATGCCTGGCGCAAAATTCCCGGTTCGGCCGAGTCCAAGGAACCTCCTGAAGAGAAGATGATTCATGGCTTCATACATCAGTCTGAACTGGTATCCGTCCCCTGTGAGGCCGTGATACAGCGCGCATTGAGTGAGCAGGTTTCCCTGATACTTGAAGGCGTCCATGTCTCCCCCGC comes from the Candidatus Thiodiazotropha sp. CDECU1 genome and includes:
- a CDS encoding ATP cone domain-containing protein, with the protein product MAKTLVFDKSDDIRTPFLRGILTRSLTDAGLAFDTAYQLSSDIRQQINNVDEITTEELRRIVISELQKLDEKEVIENYESIIPAATKIRVRDHNNNLMPFSTVEHRRTLESSGLGSDRAAYITQNVYKELAESPHDIVDSSEIGKLTYEKLRQHYGKEAAKRYLVWVDYKHSQRPLILLIGGTTGCGKSTIATEVAHRLNIIRTQSTDMLREVMRMMVPIKLLPELHTSSFNAWRKIPGSAESKEPPEEKMIHGFIHQSELVSVPCEAVIQRALSEQVSLILEGVHVSPALVNRFGDEKNAVIVPIMLAVLKQDKLKHQLKDRGVTAPERTAQSDYLSNFESIWMLQSHLLSEADNNAIPIITNDDMDKTTDRVMRSIIEVLQKDFHAKVEDIFGTE